A genome region from Macaca nemestrina isolate mMacNem1 chromosome 15, mMacNem.hap1, whole genome shotgun sequence includes the following:
- the LOC139358668 gene encoding ral-GDS-related protein-like isoform X1, translating to MFSCCVPTCCRPPRRRRGQNETVSREYRHWFNPHPRRLWPFASRHPQSSTQQIKQELLDGFHFSIFFKEGQGPPATNHGQCWSGYENEICRMPTFQPRTGEKLLESLVPAFLTKPISSYATCLGPSWDFITVPHFLELLVRSTTTSILFTWPPENTSVCCQALQRSSFWIKLAFRTFAWPGLGLEDHQEIVLGQLVLPEPKEAKPDDPAPPPGQHALTMLALEPAPPLLADLRPALEPESPVALDAQGYLHSPPAPAPAPGEGPPPGTLLEPPSAPESTCPCPGTVKSQHTEELLDITTFPPRLLAEQLTLIDADLFKKVELYECLGSIWGQRHQKGSEHVAPTVCATIAHFNRLTNCVTTSCLGDHSMRARDRARVVEHWIKVARECLSLNNFSSVHAIVSALRSNPIHRLHKTWAGVSSKSTRYLKELGKKDTAVKRDLLIKAGSFKVATQERNPQRAQMRLRRQKEGVVPFLGDFLTELHRLDSAIPDDLDGNSNKRRKEVRVLQEMQLLQVAAMNYRLQPLEKFVTCFSRMEQLSDKESYKLSCQLEPESQ from the exons ATGTTCTCCTGCTGTGTCCCCACATGCTGCCGACCTCCTCGTCGCAGAAGAGGACAAAATGAGACTGTTTCTCGAGAATACAGACATTGGTTCAACCCTCACCCTCGACGCCTCTGGCCCTTTGCCAGCAGGCACCCACAG AGCTCCACACAGCAGATCAAGCAGGAGCTGTTGGATGGATTCCATTTCTCCATCTTCTTCAAAGAAGGGCAGGGGCCGCCTGCTACCAACCACGGCCAGTGCTGGTCTGGG TATGAAAATGAGATCTGCAGGATGCCAACTTTCCAGCCCCGCACAGGGGAGAAGCTGTTGGAGTCCCTGGTTCCAGCCTTTCTAACTAAACCCATCTCCTCCTATGCCACCTGCCTGGGTCCCTCCTGGGACTTTATCACCGTGCCACACTTTTTGGAACTACTGGTTAGAAG caccaccacctccATTTTGTTCACCTGGCCCCCTGAAAACACTTCAGTTTGCTGCCAGGCCCTGCAACGGTCATCTTTCTGGATAAAGCTGGCCTTCAGGACCTTCGCCTGGCCTGGACTGGGCTTGGAGGACCATCAGGAAATTGTCCTAGGCCAGTTGGTGCTTCCGGAGCCCAAGGAGGCCAAGCCAGATG atcctgctccacctcctgggcaaCACGCATTAACAAtgctggccctggagccagcacCACCACTGCTGGCGGACCTGCGGCCTGCCCTGGAGCCAGAGTCACCTGTAGCCCTGGATGCACAAGGATATCTACATTcaccaccagcaccagcaccagcaccagggGAAGGGCCCCCTCCAGGAACACTGCTGGAGCCACCGTCAGCCCCAGAGTCCACCTGTCCCTGTCCCGGGACTGTCAAGAGCCAACACACTGAGGAGCTGCTGGACATCACGACCTTCCCTCCCAGGCTGCTGGCAGAGCAGCTGACCCTCATAGATGCG GATCTCTTCAAGAAGGTGGAGCTCTACGAATGCTTGGGCTCCATCTGGGGCCAACGACATCAGAAGGGGAGTGAGCACGTGGCACCCACAGTTTGTGCTACCATTGCACACTTCAACAGGCTCACCAACTGTGTCACCACCTCCTGCCTCGGGGACCACAGCATGAGGGCTCGGGACAGGGCCAGGGTGGTGGAGCACTGGATCAAGGTGGCCAGG GAGTGCCTAAGCCTCAACAACTTCTCCTCGGTGCACGCCATCGTCTCTGCTCTGCGCAGCAACCCAATACATCGGCTACACAAGACGTGGGCAGGAGTGTCCAG CAAAAGCACAAGATATTTAAAAGAACTTGGCAAAAAAGACACTGCAGTGAAGAGGGACCTGTTGATCAAG GCGGGGAGCTTTAAGGTGGCCACCCAGGAGAGGAACCCCCAGAGAGCCCAGATGAGGCTACGGAGGCAGAAGGAG GGCGTGGTCCCCTTCCTGGGGGATTTTCTGACTGAGTTACACAGGTTGGATTCGGCCATCCCGGATGATCTGGAT GGCAACAGCAACAAGAGGAGGAAG GAGGTCCGAGTTCTGCAGGAAATGCAGCTGCTCCAAGTGGCTGCCATGAATTACAggcttcagcctctggagaaaTTTGTCACCTGTTTCTCAAGAATGGAGCAGCTCAGTGACAAGGAGAG TTACAAACTGTCCTGTCAGCTGGAGCCCGAATCCCAGTAG
- the LOC139358668 gene encoding ral-GDS-related protein-like isoform X2: MFSCCVPTCCRPPRRRRGQNETVSREYRHWFNPHPRRLWPFASRHPQSSTQQIKQELLDGFHFSIFFKEGQGPPATNHGQCWSGYENEICRMPTFQPRTGEKLLESLVPAFLTKPISSYATCLGPSWDFITVPHFLELLVRSTTTSILFTWPPENTSVCCQALQRSSFWIKLAFRTFAWPGLGLEDHQEIVLGQLVLPEPKEAKPDDPAPPPGQHALTMLALEPAPPLLADLRPALEPESPVALDAQGYLHSPPAPAPAPGEGPPPGTLLEPPSAPESTCPCPGTVKSQHTEELLDITTFPPRLLAEQLTLIDADLFKKVELYECLGSIWGQRHQKGSEHVAPTVCATIAHFNRLTNCVTTSCLGDHSMRARDRARVVEHWIKVARECLSLNNFSSVHAIVSALRSNPIHRLHKTWAGVSSKSTRYLKELGKKDTAVKRDLLIKAGSFKVATQERNPQRAQMRLRRQKEGNSNKRRKEVRVLQEMQLLQVAAMNYRLQPLEKFVTCFSRMEQLSDKESYKLSCQLEPESQ; this comes from the exons ATGTTCTCCTGCTGTGTCCCCACATGCTGCCGACCTCCTCGTCGCAGAAGAGGACAAAATGAGACTGTTTCTCGAGAATACAGACATTGGTTCAACCCTCACCCTCGACGCCTCTGGCCCTTTGCCAGCAGGCACCCACAG AGCTCCACACAGCAGATCAAGCAGGAGCTGTTGGATGGATTCCATTTCTCCATCTTCTTCAAAGAAGGGCAGGGGCCGCCTGCTACCAACCACGGCCAGTGCTGGTCTGGG TATGAAAATGAGATCTGCAGGATGCCAACTTTCCAGCCCCGCACAGGGGAGAAGCTGTTGGAGTCCCTGGTTCCAGCCTTTCTAACTAAACCCATCTCCTCCTATGCCACCTGCCTGGGTCCCTCCTGGGACTTTATCACCGTGCCACACTTTTTGGAACTACTGGTTAGAAG caccaccacctccATTTTGTTCACCTGGCCCCCTGAAAACACTTCAGTTTGCTGCCAGGCCCTGCAACGGTCATCTTTCTGGATAAAGCTGGCCTTCAGGACCTTCGCCTGGCCTGGACTGGGCTTGGAGGACCATCAGGAAATTGTCCTAGGCCAGTTGGTGCTTCCGGAGCCCAAGGAGGCCAAGCCAGATG atcctgctccacctcctgggcaaCACGCATTAACAAtgctggccctggagccagcacCACCACTGCTGGCGGACCTGCGGCCTGCCCTGGAGCCAGAGTCACCTGTAGCCCTGGATGCACAAGGATATCTACATTcaccaccagcaccagcaccagcaccagggGAAGGGCCCCCTCCAGGAACACTGCTGGAGCCACCGTCAGCCCCAGAGTCCACCTGTCCCTGTCCCGGGACTGTCAAGAGCCAACACACTGAGGAGCTGCTGGACATCACGACCTTCCCTCCCAGGCTGCTGGCAGAGCAGCTGACCCTCATAGATGCG GATCTCTTCAAGAAGGTGGAGCTCTACGAATGCTTGGGCTCCATCTGGGGCCAACGACATCAGAAGGGGAGTGAGCACGTGGCACCCACAGTTTGTGCTACCATTGCACACTTCAACAGGCTCACCAACTGTGTCACCACCTCCTGCCTCGGGGACCACAGCATGAGGGCTCGGGACAGGGCCAGGGTGGTGGAGCACTGGATCAAGGTGGCCAGG GAGTGCCTAAGCCTCAACAACTTCTCCTCGGTGCACGCCATCGTCTCTGCTCTGCGCAGCAACCCAATACATCGGCTACACAAGACGTGGGCAGGAGTGTCCAG CAAAAGCACAAGATATTTAAAAGAACTTGGCAAAAAAGACACTGCAGTGAAGAGGGACCTGTTGATCAAG GCGGGGAGCTTTAAGGTGGCCACCCAGGAGAGGAACCCCCAGAGAGCCCAGATGAGGCTACGGAGGCAGAAGGAG GGCAACAGCAACAAGAGGAGGAAG GAGGTCCGAGTTCTGCAGGAAATGCAGCTGCTCCAAGTGGCTGCCATGAATTACAggcttcagcctctggagaaaTTTGTCACCTGTTTCTCAAGAATGGAGCAGCTCAGTGACAAGGAGAG TTACAAACTGTCCTGTCAGCTGGAGCCCGAATCCCAGTAG
- the LOC139358668 gene encoding ral-GDS-related protein-like isoform X3, which yields MRLRRQKEGVVPFLGDFLTELHRLDSAIPDDLDGNSNKRRKEVRVLQEMQLLQVAAMNYRLQPLEKFVTCFSRMEQLSDKESYKLSCQLEPESQ from the exons ATGAGGCTACGGAGGCAGAAGGAG GGCGTGGTCCCCTTCCTGGGGGATTTTCTGACTGAGTTACACAGGTTGGATTCGGCCATCCCGGATGATCTGGAT GGCAACAGCAACAAGAGGAGGAAG GAGGTCCGAGTTCTGCAGGAAATGCAGCTGCTCCAAGTGGCTGCCATGAATTACAggcttcagcctctggagaaaTTTGTCACCTGTTTCTCAAGAATGGAGCAGCTCAGTGACAAGGAGAG TTACAAACTGTCCTGTCAGCTGGAGCCCGAATCCCAGTAG